From Panicum hallii strain FIL2 chromosome 2, PHallii_v3.1, whole genome shotgun sequence, a single genomic window includes:
- the LOC112883522 gene encoding uncharacterized protein LOC112883522 isoform X1, with amino-acid sequence MAAEEAEGDRVIEIVSAGSLYRRGGNWERKYWSCSRGKDRYPYPVGYHAVRHFSGISYAMEIQQGPRGPIFLVTSTEGDSATGETPDFAWKNLQKKTGTKVRNLQIRRSFPQKIDGAELFGLKNASVQRLLRELIVDSTGAVELNLPRAVSSEDVVLLAHKDAADVSEAEDLPVCLGTECETAKRSIEPSQLESPAKKVHYQDMFTSVDNCNVSTHRNANERGPAGTALLENVYDSRCTLPSLEEVPGNSKSTSLDDNLGEPSPVSSEQVGLSSGSYLSSEKTDLELAEKEVAKSMMSILLPQAIPLLKKFNKKKKSKRKKKENSTVSVRTTSAHNPSDDRCQGLTVPTIIGEGVSKNSSGTCDHGGSHCERVKNGSTDDDCKNVFKLGKMNDFVADSFEDDAQILGDNTSKSMYVHHHESDDACSRGPNENSKLLYGKTEGHAKLYECQVGVHDGTNAPDVVYDHEKGQYILSDSLLACLEEEFGGEDSYHPANYNQYNGDVEKIQFEQQFNDLTNGTKNGSSVSIDVSYHNKTSSGSVDVSAQAFARNGSAVLRNGECLANVLPPVHSNTYNDAAKWGKHDVSSTSIAPPACEANSSLLDMQDEQDHTKVPAINQKENRLHGVSYKCKKSNGLFQKSNTSCHSDNVEFFDKYVAFEPPEKGRHSNDGSQGVSTTKVWPVGDRPEADKGNVLGKVEECQAGCRNGNMKAMSVSLESNICERIPLKGENDGFHHQPGHTLSVTNRTHGLLSEYTKAQSSRSGHHLELVGCYLHQMPVLSIMLNTKNHSSLYIYVFCGLLESCQRFVHVYTVSKDQQDAPPCFVGYTPLLLPSLDQSCTGNFSFGRSGLQFTPDGQFLVLLSCIRIPFCRMQNIDCLCSVCKLGQCEDNSLKIVSVNLGYVSLITKLMPYGTASCILICEPNYIVVIEDNRNLHIWKMVNDWSEISEEYVIPSLGNMGPSVLELGRMPKSSSLIIGHDGAGGFYLWDISKRTLLATFTSAGNIVFQILPVGFCSLQDIIHAPVDDIDKKLREIGISGMSRKIDQDHFMMPPRDDIGVWVLISSASVAEYQYDLRTKEHNPRWRLALLAKKRVVMGNILDTRITALDASGNYGFAGTNGGLLYLWELSSGRKLIGVQCFNRK; translated from the exons ATGGCAGCAGAGGAGGCGGAGGGCGACCGCGTGATCGAAATCGTGTCGGCGGGGTCGCTCTACCGCCGCGGCGGCAACTGGGAGCGCAAATACTGGAGCTGCTCCAGG GGCAAGGATAGGTACCCTTATCCTGTAGGTTACCATGCAGTCCGCCATTTCTCTGGGATATCGTACGCCATGGAAATCCAACAGGGGCCCAGGGGGCCGATATTCCTG GTCACATCCACCGAAGGAGACTCAGCGACAGGGGAGACCCCTGATTTCGCTTGGAAGAACCTCCAGAAGAAGACTGGGACTAAAGTCAGGAACTTGCAGATAAGAAGGTCCTTCCCTCAGAAGATTGATGGTGCTGAG CTTTTTGGGTTAAAAAATGCATCTGTTCAGAGATTGCTTCGTGAGCTCATAGTAGATTCAACTGGAGCAGTTGAACTAAACCTACCTCGTGCAGTTTCTTCTGAGGATGTTGTACTGTTAGCTCACAAAGATGCAGCTGATGTTTCTGAGGCTGAAGATCTGCCTGTTTGCTTGGGCACAGAATGTGAAACTGCTAAAAGAAGTATTGAGCCAAGCCAGTTGGAAAGCCCCGCTAAGAAGGTCCACTACCAAGACATGTTTACTTCAGTTGATAATTGCAATGTATCTACTCATAGAAATGCAAATGAA CGAGGTCCTGCAGGTACAGCACTGTTGGAAAATGTATATGATTCAAGATGCACGCTTCCATCGCTGGAAGAAGTCCCTGGCAATTCAAAATCCACTTCTCTTGATGATAATTTGGGAGAGCCTTCCCCAGTTTCATCTGAACAAGTTGGTTTATCTTCTGGTTCTTATTTGAGCTCTGAAAAGACTGATCTAGAATTGGCTGAGAAGGAAGTAGCAAAGTCTATGATGTCTATTTTGCTTCCCCAGGCTATTCCCCTTCTCAAGAAATTTAACAAAAAGAAGAAATCCAAGcgtaaaaagaaagaaaattcTACTGTTTCAGTGAGAACAACTTCAGCTCACAATCCATCTGATGATCGCTGCCAAG GTTTAACTGTACCTACAATTATTGGTGAAGGTGTAAGTAAAAATAGTTCTGGAACGTGTGACCATGGGGGATCTCATTGTGAAAGGGTTAAAAATGGCTCTACTGATGATGACTGCAAAAATGTGTTTAAATTAGGCAAGATGAATGATTTTGTTGCAGATAGTTTTGAGGATGATGCACAGATTTTGGGCGATAACACATCCAAATCCATGTATGTTCATCATCATGAGTCTGATGATGCATGCTCTAGGGGACCTAATGAGAACTCAAAGCTGCTATATGGCAAAACTGAAGGTCATGCTAAACTTTATGAGTGTCAGGTTGGTGTACATGATGGCACAAATGCACCTGATGTTGTATATGATCATGAAAAAGGTCAATATATTTTGTCTGATTCACTCCTTGCTTGTCTAGAGGAAGAGTTTGGTGGGGAAGATAGTTACCACCCTGCAAACTACAACCAGTATAATGGTGATGTTGAAAAAATTCAATTTGAACAGCAATTTAATGACCTTACAAATGGTACAAAAAATGGCTCATCAGTTTCAATAGATGTTTCATACCACAATAAAACTAGCAGTGGATCAGTTGATGTTTCTGCACAAGCTTTTGCTAGAAATGGTTCAGCAGTTTTAAGGAATGGAGAGTGTTTAGCAAATGTATTGCCTCCAGTTCATTCTAATACATATAATGATGCTGCGAAGTGGGGTAAGCATGATGTGAGTTCAACTTCAATTGCCCCACCTGCATGTGAGGCAAACTCATCTTTGTTGGACATGCAGGATGAACAAGATCATACTAAAGTGCCAGCAATTAATCAGAAGGAAAATAGGCTCCATGGTGTAAGCTATAAATGTAAAAAGTCTAATGGTCTTTTTCAGAAGAGTAATACTAGTTGCCATTCTGACAATGTTGAGTTTTTCGACAAATATGTTGCTTTTGAACCACCAGAAAAAGGCAGGCATTCTAATGATGGGTCACAAGGAGTAAGCACAACTAAAGTGTGGCCTGTTGGTGATCGACCTGAAGCAGATAAAGGAAATGTGCTTGGCAAAGTGGAAGAATGTCAGGCTGGATGTAGAAATGGTAATATGAAGGCGATGTCTGTCAGTTTGGAAAGCAATATTTGTGAACGCATACCTCTGAAGGGTGAAAATGATGGTTTTCATCATCAACCGGGTCATACCCTTTCTGTCACTAATCGTACACATGGGTTACTATCTGAATACACAAAAGCGCAATCAAGCAGATCAGGTCATCACCTAGAGCTTGTGGGATGCTACCTGCACCAGATGCCTGTCTTGTCTATCATGTTAAACACTAAAAATCATAGCAGCTTATATATTTATGTATTCTGTGGCCTTCTGGAGAGCTGCCAAAGGTTTGTTCATGTTTATACTGTCAGTAAAGACCAGCAAGATGCACCACCGTGTTTTGTTGGTTACACTCCCCTTCTACTTCCTTCCTTGGATCAGTCTTGTACAGGAAAT TTTTCGTTCGGAAGATCTGGTTTACAATTTACACCTGATGGCCAGTTTCTGGTCCTCCTGAGCTGCATCAGAATACCTTTTTGCAG GATGCAGAACATTGATTGCTTGTGCTCCGTTTGCAAGTTGGGCCAATGCGAGGATAATTCTTTGAAAATCGTATCCGTTAACTTGGGTTATGTTTCACTTATAACCAAATTGATGCCTTACGGGACAGCGTCATGCATTTTGATCTGTGAACCAAATTACATTGTAGTTATTGAAGACAACAGAAACTTGCATATCTGGAAGATGGTCAATGATTGGAG CGAGATATCTGAGGAGTATGTGATTCCTAGTTTGGGTAATATGGGTCCTTCTGTACTGGAGCTTGGAAGAATGCCAAAAAGCAGCTCTCTTATTATTGGCCATGATGGTGCCGGTGGCTTTTATTTGTG GGACATCTCCAAGCGCACACTATTGGCAACTTTTACATCTGCTGGAAACATTGTCTTCCAGATTCTGCCAGTAGGTTTTTGTAGTTTGCAGGACATTATTCATGCTCCAGTTGATGACATAGATAAGAAGCTACGAGAGATTGGGATCAGTGGCATGTCCAGAAAAATTGACCAGGATCACTTTATGATGCCGCCAAGAGATGATATAGGAGTTTGGGTACTGATTTCTTCTGCTTCGGTAGCTGAGTATCAATATGATCTTCGAACCAAGGAGCACAATCCGCGATGGAGGCTCGCTCTGCTAGCAAAGAAAAGAGTTGTAATGGGAAATATTTTGGATACAAG AATTACTGCTTTAGATGCCTCCGGTAACTATGGATTTGCTGGAACAAATGGTGGCCTGTTGTATTTGTGGGAATTGTCTTCTGGGAGAAAACTGATTGGTGTACAGTGTTTCAACCGTAAGTGA
- the LOC112883522 gene encoding uncharacterized protein LOC112883522 isoform X2 codes for MEIQQGPRGPIFLVTSTEGDSATGETPDFAWKNLQKKTGTKVRNLQIRRSFPQKIDGAELFGLKNASVQRLLRELIVDSTGAVELNLPRAVSSEDVVLLAHKDAADVSEAEDLPVCLGTECETAKRSIEPSQLESPAKKVHYQDMFTSVDNCNVSTHRNANERGPAGTALLENVYDSRCTLPSLEEVPGNSKSTSLDDNLGEPSPVSSEQVGLSSGSYLSSEKTDLELAEKEVAKSMMSILLPQAIPLLKKFNKKKKSKRKKKENSTVSVRTTSAHNPSDDRCQGLTVPTIIGEGVSKNSSGTCDHGGSHCERVKNGSTDDDCKNVFKLGKMNDFVADSFEDDAQILGDNTSKSMYVHHHESDDACSRGPNENSKLLYGKTEGHAKLYECQVGVHDGTNAPDVVYDHEKGQYILSDSLLACLEEEFGGEDSYHPANYNQYNGDVEKIQFEQQFNDLTNGTKNGSSVSIDVSYHNKTSSGSVDVSAQAFARNGSAVLRNGECLANVLPPVHSNTYNDAAKWGKHDVSSTSIAPPACEANSSLLDMQDEQDHTKVPAINQKENRLHGVSYKCKKSNGLFQKSNTSCHSDNVEFFDKYVAFEPPEKGRHSNDGSQGVSTTKVWPVGDRPEADKGNVLGKVEECQAGCRNGNMKAMSVSLESNICERIPLKGENDGFHHQPGHTLSVTNRTHGLLSEYTKAQSSRSGHHLELVGCYLHQMPVLSIMLNTKNHSSLYIYVFCGLLESCQRFVHVYTVSKDQQDAPPCFVGYTPLLLPSLDQSCTGNFSFGRSGLQFTPDGQFLVLLSCIRIPFCRMQNIDCLCSVCKLGQCEDNSLKIVSVNLGYVSLITKLMPYGTASCILICEPNYIVVIEDNRNLHIWKMVNDWSEISEEYVIPSLGNMGPSVLELGRMPKSSSLIIGHDGAGGFYLWDISKRTLLATFTSAGNIVFQILPVGFCSLQDIIHAPVDDIDKKLREIGISGMSRKIDQDHFMMPPRDDIGVWVLISSASVAEYQYDLRTKEHNPRWRLALLAKKRVVMGNILDTRITALDASGNYGFAGTNGGLLYLWELSSGRKLIGVQCFNRGPVSCVAVDAKSGAVAVTDGGCQVLLYTQDKVLTDAGADEHMFRMDKVTAAAS; via the exons ATGGAAATCCAACAGGGGCCCAGGGGGCCGATATTCCTG GTCACATCCACCGAAGGAGACTCAGCGACAGGGGAGACCCCTGATTTCGCTTGGAAGAACCTCCAGAAGAAGACTGGGACTAAAGTCAGGAACTTGCAGATAAGAAGGTCCTTCCCTCAGAAGATTGATGGTGCTGAG CTTTTTGGGTTAAAAAATGCATCTGTTCAGAGATTGCTTCGTGAGCTCATAGTAGATTCAACTGGAGCAGTTGAACTAAACCTACCTCGTGCAGTTTCTTCTGAGGATGTTGTACTGTTAGCTCACAAAGATGCAGCTGATGTTTCTGAGGCTGAAGATCTGCCTGTTTGCTTGGGCACAGAATGTGAAACTGCTAAAAGAAGTATTGAGCCAAGCCAGTTGGAAAGCCCCGCTAAGAAGGTCCACTACCAAGACATGTTTACTTCAGTTGATAATTGCAATGTATCTACTCATAGAAATGCAAATGAA CGAGGTCCTGCAGGTACAGCACTGTTGGAAAATGTATATGATTCAAGATGCACGCTTCCATCGCTGGAAGAAGTCCCTGGCAATTCAAAATCCACTTCTCTTGATGATAATTTGGGAGAGCCTTCCCCAGTTTCATCTGAACAAGTTGGTTTATCTTCTGGTTCTTATTTGAGCTCTGAAAAGACTGATCTAGAATTGGCTGAGAAGGAAGTAGCAAAGTCTATGATGTCTATTTTGCTTCCCCAGGCTATTCCCCTTCTCAAGAAATTTAACAAAAAGAAGAAATCCAAGcgtaaaaagaaagaaaattcTACTGTTTCAGTGAGAACAACTTCAGCTCACAATCCATCTGATGATCGCTGCCAAG GTTTAACTGTACCTACAATTATTGGTGAAGGTGTAAGTAAAAATAGTTCTGGAACGTGTGACCATGGGGGATCTCATTGTGAAAGGGTTAAAAATGGCTCTACTGATGATGACTGCAAAAATGTGTTTAAATTAGGCAAGATGAATGATTTTGTTGCAGATAGTTTTGAGGATGATGCACAGATTTTGGGCGATAACACATCCAAATCCATGTATGTTCATCATCATGAGTCTGATGATGCATGCTCTAGGGGACCTAATGAGAACTCAAAGCTGCTATATGGCAAAACTGAAGGTCATGCTAAACTTTATGAGTGTCAGGTTGGTGTACATGATGGCACAAATGCACCTGATGTTGTATATGATCATGAAAAAGGTCAATATATTTTGTCTGATTCACTCCTTGCTTGTCTAGAGGAAGAGTTTGGTGGGGAAGATAGTTACCACCCTGCAAACTACAACCAGTATAATGGTGATGTTGAAAAAATTCAATTTGAACAGCAATTTAATGACCTTACAAATGGTACAAAAAATGGCTCATCAGTTTCAATAGATGTTTCATACCACAATAAAACTAGCAGTGGATCAGTTGATGTTTCTGCACAAGCTTTTGCTAGAAATGGTTCAGCAGTTTTAAGGAATGGAGAGTGTTTAGCAAATGTATTGCCTCCAGTTCATTCTAATACATATAATGATGCTGCGAAGTGGGGTAAGCATGATGTGAGTTCAACTTCAATTGCCCCACCTGCATGTGAGGCAAACTCATCTTTGTTGGACATGCAGGATGAACAAGATCATACTAAAGTGCCAGCAATTAATCAGAAGGAAAATAGGCTCCATGGTGTAAGCTATAAATGTAAAAAGTCTAATGGTCTTTTTCAGAAGAGTAATACTAGTTGCCATTCTGACAATGTTGAGTTTTTCGACAAATATGTTGCTTTTGAACCACCAGAAAAAGGCAGGCATTCTAATGATGGGTCACAAGGAGTAAGCACAACTAAAGTGTGGCCTGTTGGTGATCGACCTGAAGCAGATAAAGGAAATGTGCTTGGCAAAGTGGAAGAATGTCAGGCTGGATGTAGAAATGGTAATATGAAGGCGATGTCTGTCAGTTTGGAAAGCAATATTTGTGAACGCATACCTCTGAAGGGTGAAAATGATGGTTTTCATCATCAACCGGGTCATACCCTTTCTGTCACTAATCGTACACATGGGTTACTATCTGAATACACAAAAGCGCAATCAAGCAGATCAGGTCATCACCTAGAGCTTGTGGGATGCTACCTGCACCAGATGCCTGTCTTGTCTATCATGTTAAACACTAAAAATCATAGCAGCTTATATATTTATGTATTCTGTGGCCTTCTGGAGAGCTGCCAAAGGTTTGTTCATGTTTATACTGTCAGTAAAGACCAGCAAGATGCACCACCGTGTTTTGTTGGTTACACTCCCCTTCTACTTCCTTCCTTGGATCAGTCTTGTACAGGAAAT TTTTCGTTCGGAAGATCTGGTTTACAATTTACACCTGATGGCCAGTTTCTGGTCCTCCTGAGCTGCATCAGAATACCTTTTTGCAG GATGCAGAACATTGATTGCTTGTGCTCCGTTTGCAAGTTGGGCCAATGCGAGGATAATTCTTTGAAAATCGTATCCGTTAACTTGGGTTATGTTTCACTTATAACCAAATTGATGCCTTACGGGACAGCGTCATGCATTTTGATCTGTGAACCAAATTACATTGTAGTTATTGAAGACAACAGAAACTTGCATATCTGGAAGATGGTCAATGATTGGAG CGAGATATCTGAGGAGTATGTGATTCCTAGTTTGGGTAATATGGGTCCTTCTGTACTGGAGCTTGGAAGAATGCCAAAAAGCAGCTCTCTTATTATTGGCCATGATGGTGCCGGTGGCTTTTATTTGTG GGACATCTCCAAGCGCACACTATTGGCAACTTTTACATCTGCTGGAAACATTGTCTTCCAGATTCTGCCAGTAGGTTTTTGTAGTTTGCAGGACATTATTCATGCTCCAGTTGATGACATAGATAAGAAGCTACGAGAGATTGGGATCAGTGGCATGTCCAGAAAAATTGACCAGGATCACTTTATGATGCCGCCAAGAGATGATATAGGAGTTTGGGTACTGATTTCTTCTGCTTCGGTAGCTGAGTATCAATATGATCTTCGAACCAAGGAGCACAATCCGCGATGGAGGCTCGCTCTGCTAGCAAAGAAAAGAGTTGTAATGGGAAATATTTTGGATACAAG AATTACTGCTTTAGATGCCTCCGGTAACTATGGATTTGCTGGAACAAATGGTGGCCTGTTGTATTTGTGGGAATTGTCTTCTGGGAGAAAACTGATTGGTGTACAGTGTTTCAACC GTGGGCCAGTCTCCTGTGTTGCTGTTGATGCCAAATCAGGTGCAGTGGCAGTGACTGACGGTGGGTGCCAGGTATTACTTTACACTCAGGACAAGGTACTAACTGATGCCGGGGCAGATGAGCACATGTTTAGGATGGACAAAGTAACTGCTGCGGCAAGCTAA
- the LOC112883522 gene encoding uncharacterized protein LOC112883522 isoform X3 codes for MVLRHVLIFHTSSYFAISHHIKIVKLFGLKNASVQRLLRELIVDSTGAVELNLPRAVSSEDVVLLAHKDAADVSEAEDLPVCLGTECETAKRSIEPSQLESPAKKVHYQDMFTSVDNCNVSTHRNANERGPAGTALLENVYDSRCTLPSLEEVPGNSKSTSLDDNLGEPSPVSSEQVGLSSGSYLSSEKTDLELAEKEVAKSMMSILLPQAIPLLKKFNKKKKSKRKKKENSTVSVRTTSAHNPSDDRCQGLTVPTIIGEGVSKNSSGTCDHGGSHCERVKNGSTDDDCKNVFKLGKMNDFVADSFEDDAQILGDNTSKSMYVHHHESDDACSRGPNENSKLLYGKTEGHAKLYECQVGVHDGTNAPDVVYDHEKGQYILSDSLLACLEEEFGGEDSYHPANYNQYNGDVEKIQFEQQFNDLTNGTKNGSSVSIDVSYHNKTSSGSVDVSAQAFARNGSAVLRNGECLANVLPPVHSNTYNDAAKWGKHDVSSTSIAPPACEANSSLLDMQDEQDHTKVPAINQKENRLHGVSYKCKKSNGLFQKSNTSCHSDNVEFFDKYVAFEPPEKGRHSNDGSQGVSTTKVWPVGDRPEADKGNVLGKVEECQAGCRNGNMKAMSVSLESNICERIPLKGENDGFHHQPGHTLSVTNRTHGLLSEYTKAQSSRSGHHLELVGCYLHQMPVLSIMLNTKNHSSLYIYVFCGLLESCQRFVHVYTVSKDQQDAPPCFVGYTPLLLPSLDQSCTGNFSFGRSGLQFTPDGQFLVLLSCIRIPFCRMQNIDCLCSVCKLGQCEDNSLKIVSVNLGYVSLITKLMPYGTASCILICEPNYIVVIEDNRNLHIWKMVNDWSEISEEYVIPSLGNMGPSVLELGRMPKSSSLIIGHDGAGGFYLWDISKRTLLATFTSAGNIVFQILPVGFCSLQDIIHAPVDDIDKKLREIGISGMSRKIDQDHFMMPPRDDIGVWVLISSASVAEYQYDLRTKEHNPRWRLALLAKKRVVMGNILDTRITALDASGNYGFAGTNGGLLYLWELSSGRKLIGVQCFNRGPVSCVAVDAKSGAVAVTDGGCQVLLYTQDKVLTDAGADEHMFRMDKVTAAAS; via the exons ATGGTGCTGAGGCATGTCCTGATTTTCCACACCTCTAGCTACTTCGCCATTTCACATCACATCAAAATAGTCAAG CTTTTTGGGTTAAAAAATGCATCTGTTCAGAGATTGCTTCGTGAGCTCATAGTAGATTCAACTGGAGCAGTTGAACTAAACCTACCTCGTGCAGTTTCTTCTGAGGATGTTGTACTGTTAGCTCACAAAGATGCAGCTGATGTTTCTGAGGCTGAAGATCTGCCTGTTTGCTTGGGCACAGAATGTGAAACTGCTAAAAGAAGTATTGAGCCAAGCCAGTTGGAAAGCCCCGCTAAGAAGGTCCACTACCAAGACATGTTTACTTCAGTTGATAATTGCAATGTATCTACTCATAGAAATGCAAATGAA CGAGGTCCTGCAGGTACAGCACTGTTGGAAAATGTATATGATTCAAGATGCACGCTTCCATCGCTGGAAGAAGTCCCTGGCAATTCAAAATCCACTTCTCTTGATGATAATTTGGGAGAGCCTTCCCCAGTTTCATCTGAACAAGTTGGTTTATCTTCTGGTTCTTATTTGAGCTCTGAAAAGACTGATCTAGAATTGGCTGAGAAGGAAGTAGCAAAGTCTATGATGTCTATTTTGCTTCCCCAGGCTATTCCCCTTCTCAAGAAATTTAACAAAAAGAAGAAATCCAAGcgtaaaaagaaagaaaattcTACTGTTTCAGTGAGAACAACTTCAGCTCACAATCCATCTGATGATCGCTGCCAAG GTTTAACTGTACCTACAATTATTGGTGAAGGTGTAAGTAAAAATAGTTCTGGAACGTGTGACCATGGGGGATCTCATTGTGAAAGGGTTAAAAATGGCTCTACTGATGATGACTGCAAAAATGTGTTTAAATTAGGCAAGATGAATGATTTTGTTGCAGATAGTTTTGAGGATGATGCACAGATTTTGGGCGATAACACATCCAAATCCATGTATGTTCATCATCATGAGTCTGATGATGCATGCTCTAGGGGACCTAATGAGAACTCAAAGCTGCTATATGGCAAAACTGAAGGTCATGCTAAACTTTATGAGTGTCAGGTTGGTGTACATGATGGCACAAATGCACCTGATGTTGTATATGATCATGAAAAAGGTCAATATATTTTGTCTGATTCACTCCTTGCTTGTCTAGAGGAAGAGTTTGGTGGGGAAGATAGTTACCACCCTGCAAACTACAACCAGTATAATGGTGATGTTGAAAAAATTCAATTTGAACAGCAATTTAATGACCTTACAAATGGTACAAAAAATGGCTCATCAGTTTCAATAGATGTTTCATACCACAATAAAACTAGCAGTGGATCAGTTGATGTTTCTGCACAAGCTTTTGCTAGAAATGGTTCAGCAGTTTTAAGGAATGGAGAGTGTTTAGCAAATGTATTGCCTCCAGTTCATTCTAATACATATAATGATGCTGCGAAGTGGGGTAAGCATGATGTGAGTTCAACTTCAATTGCCCCACCTGCATGTGAGGCAAACTCATCTTTGTTGGACATGCAGGATGAACAAGATCATACTAAAGTGCCAGCAATTAATCAGAAGGAAAATAGGCTCCATGGTGTAAGCTATAAATGTAAAAAGTCTAATGGTCTTTTTCAGAAGAGTAATACTAGTTGCCATTCTGACAATGTTGAGTTTTTCGACAAATATGTTGCTTTTGAACCACCAGAAAAAGGCAGGCATTCTAATGATGGGTCACAAGGAGTAAGCACAACTAAAGTGTGGCCTGTTGGTGATCGACCTGAAGCAGATAAAGGAAATGTGCTTGGCAAAGTGGAAGAATGTCAGGCTGGATGTAGAAATGGTAATATGAAGGCGATGTCTGTCAGTTTGGAAAGCAATATTTGTGAACGCATACCTCTGAAGGGTGAAAATGATGGTTTTCATCATCAACCGGGTCATACCCTTTCTGTCACTAATCGTACACATGGGTTACTATCTGAATACACAAAAGCGCAATCAAGCAGATCAGGTCATCACCTAGAGCTTGTGGGATGCTACCTGCACCAGATGCCTGTCTTGTCTATCATGTTAAACACTAAAAATCATAGCAGCTTATATATTTATGTATTCTGTGGCCTTCTGGAGAGCTGCCAAAGGTTTGTTCATGTTTATACTGTCAGTAAAGACCAGCAAGATGCACCACCGTGTTTTGTTGGTTACACTCCCCTTCTACTTCCTTCCTTGGATCAGTCTTGTACAGGAAAT TTTTCGTTCGGAAGATCTGGTTTACAATTTACACCTGATGGCCAGTTTCTGGTCCTCCTGAGCTGCATCAGAATACCTTTTTGCAG GATGCAGAACATTGATTGCTTGTGCTCCGTTTGCAAGTTGGGCCAATGCGAGGATAATTCTTTGAAAATCGTATCCGTTAACTTGGGTTATGTTTCACTTATAACCAAATTGATGCCTTACGGGACAGCGTCATGCATTTTGATCTGTGAACCAAATTACATTGTAGTTATTGAAGACAACAGAAACTTGCATATCTGGAAGATGGTCAATGATTGGAG CGAGATATCTGAGGAGTATGTGATTCCTAGTTTGGGTAATATGGGTCCTTCTGTACTGGAGCTTGGAAGAATGCCAAAAAGCAGCTCTCTTATTATTGGCCATGATGGTGCCGGTGGCTTTTATTTGTG GGACATCTCCAAGCGCACACTATTGGCAACTTTTACATCTGCTGGAAACATTGTCTTCCAGATTCTGCCAGTAGGTTTTTGTAGTTTGCAGGACATTATTCATGCTCCAGTTGATGACATAGATAAGAAGCTACGAGAGATTGGGATCAGTGGCATGTCCAGAAAAATTGACCAGGATCACTTTATGATGCCGCCAAGAGATGATATAGGAGTTTGGGTACTGATTTCTTCTGCTTCGGTAGCTGAGTATCAATATGATCTTCGAACCAAGGAGCACAATCCGCGATGGAGGCTCGCTCTGCTAGCAAAGAAAAGAGTTGTAATGGGAAATATTTTGGATACAAG AATTACTGCTTTAGATGCCTCCGGTAACTATGGATTTGCTGGAACAAATGGTGGCCTGTTGTATTTGTGGGAATTGTCTTCTGGGAGAAAACTGATTGGTGTACAGTGTTTCAACC GTGGGCCAGTCTCCTGTGTTGCTGTTGATGCCAAATCAGGTGCAGTGGCAGTGACTGACGGTGGGTGCCAGGTATTACTTTACACTCAGGACAAGGTACTAACTGATGCCGGGGCAGATGAGCACATGTTTAGGATGGACAAAGTAACTGCTGCGGCAAGCTAA